The following coding sequences are from one Mesorhizobium onobrychidis window:
- a CDS encoding LacI family DNA-binding transcriptional regulator codes for MSEKSAISDDLNAPNTKLQLLPYKVKKNLERSKKWFSSSKMNGSKMPTLADVGRVAGVSRGTVSNVFNHPDRVRSDVRERVEAAAHQLGYDGPDPRGRVLRDGKFNAIGCMPPGAYAIGDMIRSPYLRELMLGVSLVCDEVGATLSLINGTDATRTSTIREALVDGFILGHSADIDLITSAQRRRLPFVILESDAGPNVNSIRIDGRSGAMMAVRHLAALGHRSFAILSIRRTSGPPIVHKPGKGKRTITAGFSLDHERLEGFAQGLAEFDLSVDDVPIIETTPGEPSAGSVVFDRAPEATAILTMSDWQAITVLDEAVRRGIKVPEHVSVLGFDGTAEAARTTPPLTTVAQDIVGKGRLAAAMVFANGPAKQIVMPVELVVRSSTARPRS; via the coding sequence ATGTCGGAAAAGTCCGCCATTTCTGACGATTTGAACGCTCCAAACACAAAGCTCCAACTTTTGCCATACAAAGTCAAGAAAAACTTGGAGCGCTCCAAAAAATGGTTTAGTTCATCGAAAATGAATGGTTCCAAAATGCCAACCCTGGCTGATGTCGGCCGGGTCGCCGGAGTCTCGCGGGGCACCGTCTCCAACGTCTTCAATCATCCGGACCGGGTTCGGTCCGATGTACGCGAGCGCGTCGAGGCTGCTGCGCACCAGCTTGGGTATGATGGCCCCGACCCTCGAGGACGAGTGTTGCGTGACGGCAAGTTCAACGCCATCGGATGCATGCCGCCGGGCGCCTATGCCATTGGTGACATGATCAGAAGCCCATATCTCCGAGAGCTGATGCTCGGAGTGTCGCTTGTGTGCGACGAGGTCGGCGCGACGCTGAGCCTGATCAACGGCACGGATGCAACGCGCACCTCCACGATCCGGGAGGCGTTGGTAGACGGGTTCATATTGGGTCACAGTGCAGACATCGACTTGATTACTTCCGCGCAGCGACGGCGCCTGCCCTTCGTAATTCTCGAAAGCGATGCCGGCCCGAACGTCAATTCGATCCGGATCGACGGCCGGAGCGGCGCGATGATGGCGGTCAGGCACCTGGCTGCTCTTGGGCATCGGAGTTTTGCGATCCTTTCCATCCGGCGTACATCCGGACCGCCGATCGTCCATAAGCCTGGCAAGGGCAAGCGCACGATCACCGCCGGATTTTCGCTCGACCACGAAAGGCTCGAGGGCTTCGCTCAGGGCTTGGCGGAGTTCGATCTGTCGGTTGATGATGTACCAATCATCGAGACCACCCCTGGAGAGCCCTCTGCCGGCTCGGTCGTATTCGATCGGGCTCCGGAAGCAACGGCAATCCTGACCATGTCGGACTGGCAGGCAATAACCGTTCTCGACGAAGCGGTCCGCCGCGGCATAAAGGTACCCGAGCACGTGTCGGTGCTCGGCTTCGATGGCACCGCGGAAGCGGCACGGACCACACCTCCCCTTACGACCGTAGCGCAGGATATTGTCGGGAAGGGGCGGCTTGCCGCCGCCATGGTGTTCGCGAACGGTCCTGCCAAGCAAATCGTCATGCCAGTCGAGCTCGTGGTCCGGAGTTCGACCGCCCGACCGCGTAGCTAG
- a CDS encoding SDR family NAD(P)-dependent oxidoreductase, with protein sequence MSGRLANKVALVTGGSRGIGRAIALAFAKEGAALIGVHYASNAKAAATTVQEIEALGSRAVVIRADLRDGKAAADSIAEQFRKASLAATGKAGLDILVNNAGIAVATPLAQTSEATFDDLMTINFKAPFFLIQALANDIREDGRVINVSTGFTRIAAPTHPAYAASKGALETLTLALAPEFASRGITVNAVMPGVTETDMNAAWLATDARAGAEGLSVFSRVGQPADVADVITFIASNDARWTTGQRIDATGGARI encoded by the coding sequence ATGTCCGGACGTCTCGCAAACAAGGTCGCCCTCGTTACCGGAGGATCTCGTGGCATAGGCCGCGCAATTGCACTTGCCTTCGCAAAGGAGGGCGCTGCTCTTATCGGTGTGCATTACGCCAGCAATGCCAAGGCGGCCGCGACGACGGTGCAGGAGATCGAGGCCCTGGGTTCGCGGGCTGTCGTCATCCGTGCCGATTTACGCGATGGCAAGGCGGCGGCCGACAGTATCGCCGAGCAATTCAGAAAGGCGTCCCTGGCTGCGACTGGCAAAGCCGGCCTCGACATCCTCGTCAACAATGCCGGCATAGCGGTGGCGACGCCCCTGGCGCAGACGAGCGAAGCCACGTTCGACGACCTCATGACGATCAACTTCAAGGCACCCTTCTTCTTGATCCAAGCGCTGGCGAACGACATTCGAGAAGACGGACGGGTCATCAATGTTTCCACTGGCTTCACGCGTATCGCAGCGCCGACCCATCCAGCCTATGCCGCTTCAAAAGGTGCTCTCGAAACACTCACGCTGGCACTCGCACCCGAGTTTGCAAGCCGTGGCATAACGGTGAACGCGGTCATGCCGGGGGTCACGGAGACCGACATGAATGCCGCTTGGCTCGCGACCGATGCGCGTGCCGGCGCGGAAGGGTTGTCGGTGTTTTCGCGGGTTGGCCAGCCCGCCGACGTGGCGGACGTCATTACCTTCATCGCGTCGAACGATGCACGTTGGACGACGGGCCAGCGGATTGATGCGACTGGCGGAGCGCGGATTTAG
- a CDS encoding TetR/AcrR family transcriptional regulator, protein MVEPPKKRGRPRTLDRNVGLDVAARLFWEHGYEGTSIADLTAAMGVTPPSLYATFGSKQELYCKALDHAVERESKARMDALNSGLSAYEALSFYLHDVATGISRPDDPRGCIVSTAVVQCAAENEPVAKSMTARREAAIKAIRERFDRAISEGDLAVGTDTESLARFYGAFVQGMSVQACDGACTQRLKRLVDIALSAWPGKRSKKGR, encoded by the coding sequence ATGGTGGAGCCTCCGAAAAAGCGGGGCAGACCGAGGACGCTGGATCGCAATGTCGGGCTGGACGTTGCGGCGCGCCTGTTCTGGGAGCATGGCTATGAAGGGACTTCCATAGCCGACTTGACGGCGGCCATGGGCGTTACGCCGCCGTCGCTCTACGCGACCTTCGGTTCGAAGCAGGAGCTTTACTGCAAGGCGCTCGATCATGCCGTCGAGCGGGAAAGCAAGGCTCGGATGGACGCTCTGAATAGCGGCTTAAGCGCGTATGAGGCTCTGTCTTTCTATCTGCACGATGTCGCGACTGGCATCTCGCGCCCCGACGACCCGAGAGGATGCATTGTCTCGACAGCGGTTGTTCAATGCGCGGCGGAAAATGAACCGGTCGCGAAATCTATGACTGCAAGGCGAGAGGCTGCGATCAAAGCTATACGCGAACGTTTCGACAGAGCCATTAGCGAAGGGGATCTCGCTGTCGGCACCGACACGGAGTCGCTTGCGCGTTTCTATGGAGCCTTCGTACAGGGCATGTCGGTGCAGGCGTGTGACGGTGCCTGCACCCAGAGGCTGAAACGTTTGGTCGACATCGCACTTTCAGCTTGGCCAGGGAAGCGTAGCAAAAAAGGTCGTTGA
- a CDS encoding DUF3489 domain-containing protein, which translates to MAILTDITTTAADPQTGETTSKLDQSNRMIQKLRQKSGTASMTDKKAKDEAPAAATKTDIVLKKLKSAKGVTIHTLMDATGWQAHSVRGFLSGTVKKKLGHEVLSETGKDGQRRYRLVETKTAG; encoded by the coding sequence ATGGCTATCCTCACTGACATCACGACCACCGCTGCCGACCCCCAGACGGGCGAGACGACATCCAAGCTCGACCAGAGCAACAGGATGATCCAAAAGCTGCGCCAGAAATCCGGCACGGCCTCGATGACGGACAAAAAAGCCAAGGACGAAGCGCCCGCGGCGGCGACCAAAACCGACATCGTCCTCAAAAAGCTGAAGTCGGCCAAGGGCGTGACCATCCATACGCTGATGGATGCGACGGGGTGGCAGGCGCATTCGGTCCGGGGCTTCCTCTCCGGCACCGTCAAGAAGAAGCTCGGCCACGAAGTCCTCAGCGAAACGGGCAAGGACGGACAGCGGCGATATCGCCTTGTCGAGACGAAGACTGCCGGTTGA
- a CDS encoding ParA family protein, producing the protein MKQIAIFNHKGGVAKTTMTFHLAWMLSMLGKRVMVVDCDPQCNLTGIFLGDMDTEDYPFESESPQKPRNIRDAVRPAFESRPYMIEATELYESPAQKGLFLLPGHVGLSEYESQLAVAHELSNTLSALQNIPGALHHAIRKSADLFGIDYALVDMSPSLGAINQNLFMTSDAFILPMAPDLFSAMALRSLARTLPKWAEWGRKASANALLKIADYPFRPVTPAYLGSTVNNFRKRARGEEQAKPTQAFQKWFDRLAEARSTDLLVALEASKMLLPTETYAAANAPTNEFLMEIGSLDGLIATAQELAKPVFAIDLATDTNFRGNVADTYQIKINDVYQGFKSGAEKVIALTDMF; encoded by the coding sequence ATGAAGCAGATTGCTATCTTTAACCACAAGGGCGGAGTCGCGAAAACTACGATGACATTCCATTTGGCATGGATGTTATCAATGCTGGGCAAGCGGGTGATGGTCGTTGACTGCGACCCCCAATGCAATCTCACTGGGATTTTTCTCGGCGATATGGATACCGAGGACTATCCATTCGAAAGTGAGTCACCTCAGAAGCCGCGAAATATTCGAGACGCTGTGCGACCAGCCTTCGAATCTCGACCATATATGATCGAGGCGACCGAACTCTATGAGTCACCGGCCCAAAAGGGTCTATTTTTGCTCCCGGGCCATGTGGGTCTGTCCGAATATGAAAGTCAGCTTGCTGTCGCCCACGAACTCAGTAACACGCTGTCAGCACTCCAGAACATTCCAGGCGCTCTGCATCATGCCATTAGGAAATCTGCAGACCTTTTCGGTATAGACTATGCCCTGGTCGACATGAGCCCGAGCCTAGGAGCTATAAACCAAAACCTTTTTATGACGAGCGATGCCTTCATTCTGCCGATGGCGCCTGACCTGTTCTCGGCGATGGCACTTCGCTCCTTGGCGCGCACGCTTCCAAAGTGGGCAGAATGGGGGCGAAAAGCTTCCGCCAATGCACTATTGAAAATTGCTGATTACCCATTTCGCCCAGTTACGCCGGCCTATTTGGGTTCGACCGTAAACAACTTTCGAAAGCGGGCGAGAGGGGAGGAGCAGGCGAAGCCGACCCAAGCATTTCAAAAGTGGTTTGACCGGCTCGCGGAAGCGAGAAGCACTGATCTGCTGGTCGCCCTCGAAGCTTCGAAGATGCTTCTCCCCACTGAGACCTATGCTGCCGCAAATGCACCAACGAACGAGTTCCTTATGGAGATCGGGTCGTTGGACGGATTGATCGCGACGGCACAGGAGTTGGCTAAACCGGTGTTCGCGATCGATCTCGCGACCGACACCAACTTCCGAGGGAACGTAGCCGATACTTATCAAATAAAAATAAATGACGTTTATCAAGGGTTTAAATCCGGCGCGGAGAAGGTCATCGCCCTGACGGATATGTTCTGA
- a CDS encoding MoaF-related domain-containing protein has product MTATKGASLTLIGETFDCAFGAFVPRLTVLSSTELRVQATIGATKIDEMVQSDLTAIRPGVFIMSWTEQSGNFVVQVQDHENKVVHNYARLADGQIFCAQGAIQPVPAV; this is encoded by the coding sequence ATGACTGCGACCAAAGGTGCTTCGCTCACGCTCATCGGTGAGACTTTCGACTGCGCATTCGGCGCGTTCGTGCCGCGGCTGACGGTTCTATCGTCGACGGAATTGCGCGTACAGGCCACGATAGGCGCGACCAAGATCGACGAGATGGTCCAAAGCGATCTGACGGCTATCCGCCCAGGTGTTTTCATAATGAGTTGGACCGAGCAGAGCGGCAACTTCGTCGTGCAGGTCCAGGATCACGAGAACAAGGTCGTCCACAATTATGCGCGGCTGGCAGATGGGCAGATTTTCTGCGCGCAAGGCGCCATTCAACCAGTGCCGGCGGTTTGA
- a CDS encoding SIMPL domain-containing protein, with amino-acid sequence MTRHLLPLALAAAIAFPAMAGATDSPPPPRIVVTGEGEATAAPDLALLTLSVMREAKTARAALDANNDAMASVIAAMKSAGIKERDLQTAGIQISPRYNYTNKPDGSQEAELIAYQVTNTLSVRIRDIDKTGEILDKAVSLGVNQGGGISFSNEDPAATLTEARKKAVADAMAKAKTLAEAAGVSIGRVLEITDQNVAPPPIPMNAKAFDAARESVPVQAGENSYTVQVTVTFELK; translated from the coding sequence ATGACCAGACATCTTTTGCCCTTGGCGCTCGCCGCCGCAATCGCGTTTCCGGCGATGGCCGGCGCGACCGATTCGCCGCCCCCGCCCCGTATCGTCGTCACCGGCGAAGGCGAAGCGACCGCGGCCCCCGATCTGGCGCTGCTGACGCTCAGCGTCATGCGCGAGGCCAAGACCGCGCGTGCCGCGCTCGATGCCAACAACGACGCCATGGCCTCCGTGATCGCCGCTATGAAGTCGGCTGGCATCAAGGAGCGCGACCTTCAGACAGCCGGCATCCAGATCAGCCCGCGCTACAACTACACCAACAAGCCGGACGGCAGCCAGGAAGCCGAACTCATCGCCTACCAGGTGACCAACACGCTTTCGGTTCGCATCCGCGACATCGACAAAACAGGCGAGATTCTCGACAAGGCGGTATCGCTCGGCGTCAACCAGGGCGGCGGCATCTCGTTTTCCAACGAGGATCCGGCTGCAACTCTCACCGAAGCCCGCAAGAAGGCGGTCGCCGACGCCATGGCCAAGGCAAAGACGCTGGCTGAAGCCGCCGGCGTCAGCATCGGACGGGTGCTGGAAATCACCGACCAGAACGTCGCGCCGCCGCCGATACCGATGAACGCCAAGGCCTTCGACGCGGCCCGCGAATCGGTTCCGGTGCAGGCCGGCGAGAATTCCTATACCGTCCAGGTCACTGTCACTTTCGAGCTGAAGTGA
- a CDS encoding DUF2924 domain-containing protein: MRKRLDLDGEIAGVGDLTRDELSAAWARAYGCPPPKGVKRGLLERSATWHLQAKRLGGLPSTLKKTLGTGTTRGTNANAIRPSNSGPDRQDGVPLARPASSDRALKSSLRSLPPKVGSRLMREWNGRMHIVEVVDDGFVLDGKTYGSLSAVARRITGAHWSGPRFFGL; this comes from the coding sequence ATGCGCAAGCGACTTGATTTGGATGGTGAGATCGCCGGGGTCGGCGATCTCACGCGCGACGAACTGTCAGCAGCTTGGGCGAGGGCTTATGGCTGCCCGCCACCCAAAGGGGTCAAACGTGGGTTGCTTGAACGGTCAGCTACCTGGCATCTCCAGGCCAAGCGACTGGGTGGTTTGCCTTCGACCCTCAAGAAAACACTCGGGACAGGCACCACGCGTGGGACCAACGCGAATGCTATCCGCCCGAGCAATAGTGGGCCGGATCGCCAGGACGGAGTTCCATTAGCCCGGCCAGCGTCATCCGATAGGGCATTGAAGTCGTCGCTACGATCTCTTCCGCCAAAAGTCGGCTCCCGCCTGATGCGGGAGTGGAATGGGCGAATGCACATCGTCGAAGTTGTCGACGACGGCTTCGTGCTTGACGGCAAGACGTACGGATCGCTGTCGGCTGTCGCCCGCCGCATTACCGGCGCCCATTGGTCTGGCCCGAGGTTCTTTGGGCTATGA
- a CDS encoding recombinase family protein: MTPRLNCAIYTRKSTEEGLDQEFNSLDAQREACAAFIASQVGLGWKLVPDHYDDGGISGGTMERPALQRLLQDIRDKKVDVVVVYKIDRLTRSLMDFSKIVEIFDASSVSFVSVTQQFNTTTSMGRLTLNVLLSFAQFEREVTAERIRDKIAASKKKGMWMGGVVPLGYRVDNRKLAIDETEAQTVRHLFDRYLALKSVRDLVDEVASDGLSARTRQRKDGSVAVTMPFGRGNLYHLLSNPIYIGKIKHKDLIYDGEHEPIVTSATFEGAQALLAAQAPRRRSDSNVTQPHLLTGLLFDEAGEKLRSVHANKEGVRYRYYVSKQFIDERRKGSSGWRLPAPALESVVEHRLNRILSDQAQLSGWIQQWADAGEIQSAMRRAEVMRSCWASDTAEAKRFMLQKIVRRITLKPGSLTIELDRRSLSELLLDRTLPPSDSAQVTSIECPIGMKRRGVETRIVLTDGSNISREPDGALIDLVRRARLYLEQLTDGANRSLTDVAMLNGTDTSEVSRLLPFAFLAPKITASIVAGDQPVQLTAHRLSRVSDLPHAWTSQTALLGF, translated from the coding sequence ATGACGCCTCGCCTCAACTGTGCCATCTACACACGAAAATCGACCGAAGAGGGATTGGATCAGGAGTTCAACTCACTCGATGCCCAGCGCGAAGCTTGTGCAGCCTTCATCGCTTCGCAAGTAGGTCTTGGCTGGAAGCTGGTGCCAGACCACTATGACGACGGCGGCATATCGGGCGGCACGATGGAGCGCCCTGCCCTGCAGCGTCTCCTGCAGGACATCCGGGACAAAAAAGTCGATGTGGTGGTTGTTTACAAGATCGACCGCCTCACCCGGTCGCTGATGGATTTCTCCAAGATCGTCGAGATCTTCGATGCCAGCTCCGTTTCTTTCGTGTCGGTGACGCAGCAGTTCAACACTACGACCTCAATGGGCAGGCTCACGCTCAACGTGCTTTTGTCCTTCGCTCAGTTCGAGCGAGAGGTCACAGCAGAGCGTATCCGCGACAAGATCGCCGCATCGAAGAAGAAAGGCATGTGGATGGGCGGCGTGGTGCCCCTGGGCTATCGCGTCGACAACCGCAAGCTGGCGATTGACGAAACCGAAGCGCAAACAGTTAGACACCTATTCGATCGCTATCTCGCCCTGAAGTCGGTCCGGGATCTTGTCGATGAGGTTGCGAGTGACGGGCTCTCGGCAAGGACACGACAACGCAAAGACGGATCTGTTGCCGTCACCATGCCGTTTGGTCGCGGCAATCTCTACCACCTGCTTTCGAACCCAATCTACATCGGCAAGATCAAGCACAAGGATCTGATCTACGATGGAGAGCACGAGCCGATCGTCACGTCGGCCACGTTCGAGGGGGCTCAGGCACTTCTCGCCGCGCAGGCGCCGCGGCGGCGAAGCGATTCCAATGTCACGCAACCTCATTTGCTCACCGGTCTGCTCTTCGATGAAGCGGGTGAGAAATTGCGGTCGGTTCACGCGAATAAAGAAGGTGTTCGCTACCGCTACTATGTCTCAAAACAGTTCATCGATGAACGCCGGAAAGGGTCATCGGGTTGGCGTCTTCCAGCGCCCGCACTTGAATCAGTCGTTGAGCATCGCCTGAATCGAATTCTCAGTGATCAGGCCCAACTGTCTGGCTGGATTCAGCAATGGGCCGACGCTGGCGAAATTCAGTCGGCGATGCGGCGGGCAGAAGTGATGCGGTCGTGCTGGGCATCAGACACTGCGGAAGCGAAGCGATTTATGCTTCAAAAGATCGTTCGGAGGATCACCCTCAAGCCCGGATCGTTGACGATCGAACTCGATCGCCGCTCGCTATCGGAATTGCTTCTCGACCGTACTCTGCCTCCCAGCGATAGCGCCCAAGTAACTTCGATCGAATGTCCAATCGGTATGAAGCGGCGCGGTGTCGAGACGCGGATCGTGCTTACAGACGGGTCCAACATCAGCCGAGAACCCGATGGCGCCTTGATCGACCTTGTGCGTCGAGCCCGCCTCTACCTGGAGCAACTTACGGACGGAGCCAACCGCAGCCTCACCGACGTTGCCATGCTCAACGGCACCGACACGTCTGAGGTGAGCCGACTTCTTCCCTTCGCGTTCCTCGCTCCGAAAATAACGGCCAGCATCGTTGCCGGTGATCAGCCTGTCCAACTGACGGCGCACAGACTCTCGCGGGTCTCTGACCTGCCACACGCCTGGACCAGCCAGACTGCACTCCTTGGCTTCTGA
- a CDS encoding adenylate/guanylate cyclase domain-containing protein has product MQRRLSAIFSADLVGYSRLMEIDEANTLSRLKSLRRDLVDPCIASHNGRIVKLMGDGMLVEFASVIDAVSCAIEVQRGMTNAEPQEAEDRRLVFRIGVNLGDIMVDGEDIYGDGVNVAARLQSLADPGGVAISGTVREHIGSKVAVDFEDFGEHSVKNLERPVRVHMARLGTLRRDTSLTRPAAAAGERVSIAVLPFTNMSGDPEQEYFSDGITEDIITDLSKVSALSVIARNSSFTYKGRGVDVKQVGRELGVRYVLEGSVRKAGNRVRIAAQLINGKNGHHVWAERYDRDLEDIFALQDEISKNIVDALKVRLLAKELETITKRGTDNPEAYQIYLMGRSFFNRGHETRNMKAARHLFAKAIEVDPLYARAYAGLADCDSYLLLANDPTATYDNVVANADRALELEPGLADAHASRGIAMFIKGRRDEAEVEFEKALELDPTSFEAHFFYGRNCHAQGQFEKARGFYERTIALKPDDYRAWDQLRAVHVSLGQHEEAVESARQCLQRIEKEIAAYPDEPILLCYGGCLLADLGEMEHGAEWASRAAAIAGNDLRVLYNLACCYAKLGKAEEAMDCLERQATGSPIYVAQTTAWMKKDSDLDSLRNHPRYLALIDRMNAELGAAKA; this is encoded by the coding sequence ATGCAGCGCCGGCTGTCGGCAATCTTCTCAGCTGACCTCGTTGGCTACAGCCGATTGATGGAAATCGATGAGGCCAACACGCTGAGCCGCCTCAAGTCGCTGCGGCGTGACTTAGTCGACCCCTGTATTGCCTCTCACAATGGCCGGATCGTCAAGCTGATGGGTGATGGCATGTTGGTGGAATTCGCCAGCGTCATCGATGCCGTCAGCTGCGCGATCGAGGTTCAACGCGGAATGACCAACGCCGAACCGCAGGAGGCCGAGGACCGCCGCCTCGTATTTCGGATCGGAGTCAATCTCGGCGACATCATGGTCGATGGCGAGGACATCTACGGTGACGGGGTCAATGTCGCAGCCCGTCTGCAATCGCTTGCCGATCCCGGCGGCGTCGCGATTTCGGGCACCGTGCGCGAACATATCGGCAGTAAGGTGGCGGTCGACTTCGAGGATTTCGGCGAACATTCGGTGAAAAACCTCGAGAGGCCGGTACGGGTCCATATGGCGCGCCTCGGAACCCTAAGGCGCGACACGTCCCTGACGCGGCCGGCGGCGGCGGCTGGCGAACGCGTGTCGATCGCTGTCCTGCCCTTCACCAACATGAGCGGCGATCCGGAGCAGGAATACTTCAGCGACGGCATCACCGAGGACATCATCACCGATCTTTCGAAAGTGTCGGCGCTCAGCGTAATCGCTCGCAATTCGAGCTTCACCTACAAGGGTCGCGGCGTAGACGTGAAGCAGGTGGGACGGGAACTCGGCGTACGCTATGTGCTGGAAGGCAGCGTGCGCAAAGCCGGAAACAGGGTACGCATCGCGGCTCAGCTCATCAATGGAAAGAACGGCCACCACGTCTGGGCGGAGCGCTACGACCGCGACCTTGAGGATATCTTCGCACTGCAGGACGAAATCTCGAAGAACATTGTCGACGCGCTTAAGGTGCGGCTCTTGGCGAAAGAGCTTGAGACCATCACCAAACGGGGAACCGACAATCCGGAAGCCTATCAGATTTATCTGATGGGGCGATCGTTCTTCAACCGTGGACACGAGACGAGAAACATGAAGGCGGCCCGGCATCTGTTCGCTAAGGCTATCGAGGTCGATCCGCTCTATGCGCGCGCCTATGCCGGTCTGGCCGACTGCGACTCCTATCTCTTGCTCGCCAACGATCCGACCGCCACATATGACAACGTCGTCGCCAATGCCGACCGGGCATTGGAGCTTGAGCCTGGTCTCGCCGACGCACATGCCTCGCGCGGCATTGCAATGTTCATCAAGGGCCGGCGCGATGAGGCGGAGGTCGAATTTGAGAAAGCCCTCGAACTGGATCCAACCTCGTTCGAGGCACACTTCTTCTATGGCCGAAATTGCCATGCGCAGGGCCAGTTCGAAAAGGCACGCGGCTTCTACGAGCGCACCATCGCCTTGAAGCCGGATGATTACCGGGCGTGGGACCAATTGCGAGCAGTCCATGTATCGCTTGGACAACATGAAGAGGCAGTAGAGTCGGCGCGGCAGTGCCTCCAGCGGATAGAAAAAGAGATCGCCGCGTATCCCGACGAGCCGATCCTTCTGTGCTACGGCGGCTGTTTGTTGGCCGATCTGGGCGAGATGGAGCACGGAGCGGAGTGGGCTTCCCGTGCTGCTGCTATTGCCGGGAACGATCTCAGGGTTCTCTATAACCTCGCCTGTTGCTATGCGAAGCTGGGCAAGGCCGAGGAGGCGATGGATTGCCTTGAGCGGCAGGCGACCGGATCGCCCATCTATGTCGCGCAGACCACCGCCTGGATGAAAAAGGACAGCGACCTCGATTCCCTCCGGAACCACCCGCGCTACTTGGCCCTCATCGACCGAATGAATGCTGAGCTCGGGGCGGCGAAGGCTTGA